ACTCGCCGACGTGGTGGACGAGTCCCTGGTCGTACAGCTGCGCCACGGGCGCGGCTCGGAGCCGCTTGCCGACCTTGGCAGTGACTTCCAGGATCATCGGCATGAGCAAGCCCTTGGTGACGCCGTCAGTGCGGAGCTGCTCCCACGCCTGCCGAAGAATCTGCTTGGCCATGTCACCGCCGTAGTTGCTTTCGACCACGAGGGCATCTGCTTTGAGTTCGAGGGCGAGGCGGCAGGCGGCTATGCCCCAGTCGTTGGCACCCATGGGGCCGGACCTGTCGGCCAGCAGGTAGAGGTGCCGGTCGAAGTCGCGGCCAAGGCCGATGATGCCGGTCTCGTCGTTCACGGTCGAGTCGCCTCCGGCGGGGTCGACGGCGACGACGATCCGGGCCATGTCGAGGCCGGAGAACTGGACGGCGTTGATGCGGGCGGCCTCGATCCACTTCCGCTTCCAGACGCCTCCCTCGGGCGGGCGCGGCTTCTGCATGTAGAGGGCTCCCCAGACTCGTTCACCGACGCGCTTGCGGGTCTTGGCGTGATGGGTCGTGTCGAATCGCTCGGGCCAGAGGGGCTGGCCAAGGGGGCGACCGAGGGGGTCTTCGGGGCTGTCGGCGAGGGCGGGCAGGTCGATGACGTGCCAGGCCTCCCGTTCTGTTGCGAGGATGCGGCCGGCGAGGTCGTCTTCGTGCCAGCGGGTCTGGATGACGCAGATCGCCCCGTTGGGCTCGATGCGGGTCTGGAGGACGGAGGTCCACCAGTCCCACGCCCGCTTGCGCATGGTCGGGCTGTCCGCGTCGGCCATGTCTTTGACGGGGTCGTCCACGATGGCGATGTGGGCGCCGCGGCCAGTGAGGCCGCCGCCGATGCCTGCGGCGAGGAGACCACCTTCGCCGCCGGCGATGTCGAACCGGTTCGCGGCGGAGCTGCCCGCCTTGAGGTGGATGCCGAGGTCTTCGCCCCACGTGAGGATGGCATCGCGGATCCAACGGCCGTGGTCGTCGGCCAGGTCGGAGGAGTAGCTGGCGATCATCATCCGGTGGCCTGGGTTGCGTCGCAGGTACCAGAGCGGGGCCCACCGGCTGGCTCGGCGGCTCTTGCCGTGCCGAGGGGGCATGGTGAGCATGACGCGGTCCAGGCGTCCTTCGGCCATGTCGATGAACGCCTTGTCGATGAGATCGAGGTGCGGAGCCTGCATCTCGCGGCCGTCGGTGAGGACGGCGGCCAAGGCGCCCGGAGAGCGGTCCATGGCGAGACACTTCTCCACGACGACGAGCTGGGCGCGGAGTTCCGGGGACGCTTGTGCGGCGATGGCGCGGCGCTGGTCTGGGGGCAGTGTGCGGTAGTGCGCGAGGAGTGCCTCGCGGTCTCGGCCGGTCATCAGCTGTCGGCCTGGTCGGTGAGGTCGATGAGCGCGGCGAGTTCGTCCACGGTGGTGTTCGCGATCTGGACCGGTCCGCCCTCGGGGCCGGCGAGCTCGGTCCTCGTGGGCATGTCGAGGCCGAGGAGGCGTGCGCGCCGTTCCATGACGCGAAGGGCGCGGTCGATCGCGGTGAGGTCCTGGTCGCGTACGACCTTCCTGTATGCGACCAGGAAGAGACGGTCGAGCCGGTCCGCCTCCAGGGCCCGCATCTCGTCGACGTCGTGGTTCAGTTCGGTCCGCCGGTCGTCGAGGGCCTTGCGGACGTCCCGGCAGGCGGCGTGGATGAGGGCCTGGTCGTCCGGGTGCTCCTGGCCCTTGCGATACCGCTCGATGCCGTAGCCCTGGGGGTAGGCCACCCCGTCAGCGTTCACGGCTGGGTCTGCGGCCAGCTTCCTGGCGATGGTCAGCCAGTCGACGCCGGCGAGGCGTAGGTCGATGGCGTCCGAGCGGCGGCGCGCGATGGCCGCACGCGCGGCTTTGTCAGGGCGTCCCACCGCGGGGCTCCTCCACAGCTCGGTGCGCCCCCGCGCCCGGAACCATGATCGCACTCCAACAGGGTTGCCCGGATGGAACGTCGGTGAGGTTCACGGTTCGGGCAGAGCGGCTGGGACCGTCCGGCCCCGGAGGAGGGGCCGGACGGTCCGCTGCTACATCAGCGTCATCTGTCCGGGGACGCTGCCCGTTCCGAGGCCGCGCGGGCGCTCGCCTGGGATCGTCACGACGCCCGTGGCGCGCAGGTGGTGAGCGAACTGCCAGTTCCGGCAGGTGGCGAACCGCTTGTCGCCGGCGTTGGGGTCGTCGGGCGGGATGTGCTTGTCGGTGAACGGGATCGGCCGGGCGTCGGTGAGGGTGACCTTGAGGTCCTTGACCTGGATCTCCACGTGATAGCCGGGCGCACGCTCGAAGGCGAGGTGTGGGTTGTCCTCCCATCGGTGGGGGCCGGTGGTGACGCCACACAGGTAGTAGGCGATGGCGTACCGGTTCGCGTCGAGCGTGGTGGTGAGGTCCTGCGGGCCGTCCTGTTGTACGTCCCGACTGTAGGGGCCGTGCAGGGAGCGGGCGCAGTGCTGGGTGAGGTCGATACCCGTGACGTACTTGAGCCACAAGTAGTGGTAAAGCCTCTCCCCGCGTTCAATTCGAATTGTCGGCAACTTCACTGAATTCCCCCCTCGGAAATGAAACATTCACCCTCTAATTATATAAGAATTGGAGGGAATTCCGATTTATGTATTTCGTCGCTCACACATGTCCAAGAGGGTCTGCACAAGCGGCTTGTGCCGGTTGTGCCGGTATCCCTGCGGGTACTCCATGTTGAATTCGACTTCGAGTGACTCGCGACGAACAGCGGGGTCGATGGGGAGCGGCCGGCGACAGCGGGCGTAGATGTTCCCGCCGTTCGGATTGCCCAGGATCTCCACGTCGGCGAAGTAGCTCGACAGCAGGGAATGCAGGGTCTCTGGGGTGTGGAACTTCTGCATGGTCCACACCCCACTGCGGAAGGTCGCGGCGAAGCCGTTCTCGTCCAGGAACTCCAGGGCTCGCCGGTAGTTGCCGTTGTTCCGGTGCTTGCGGCCCGCGAGCTTGCGTTCGACGGAGCCGAGGGAGCGCGTGCCGGTGTAGAAGACGCCCGAGGCGTTGAGCAGCGAGTTGCAGGAGGCGATGACGTGCTCTTCGAACTCCAGCGAGGTGACGGAGTTCAGGACGCTGTCGAGGACGACGACGCCGTAGAGCCCGTTGGCCTGGACGTCGCGTTGCAGGTCCCGGATGTGGGACACGGTCGCCGCGATGTCGAGTGCGTTCTTCTTGCCGGAGGCTTTCACGTGGGGCTCGTACCAGTGGGCGTCGTGCCCCTGTTCCTTGAGGCGCTTGATGTACGCCGCTTCGCCGGCGCCGAAGTCGACGATGCGCTGCCCCCGCTTGATTTCGGGCAGCACGTAGCGTTCGTAGGTGGTGGACTTGTGGGAGTCCCCTTCGTCGCCGCCGAGGCGGTGCATCTGGCACCAGTGTTGGTTGTACGCCTTGATGCCGAGCTGGGTGTAGTCGTAGACGCCGTAGTCGCCTTCCAACCATTCGATGAGTTCGTCTGCCTCCTGTACGGATACGCGGTAGCACAGCACCGGGTATTTCAGGTCGTGGCCCACGACTGCGTAGTCGTTGTTGAGGATGACGCGACCTGCGGAGTCGGCCACGATCGATCCCCAAGGCCCGTACCGGGTGACAAGGCGGCGGATCTCTTCCTGGATGGCGGCGTTGCCGCGCGCCGCGATGGCGATGTCCTGGGGCTCGATCCACTCCCACCCGTGGACGTCGTCGGCTGCGACAGGGGCACGGACCCGAGAGCCATCGGTTTCCACGGAGTTGTGGAGGAGGTTGAACTGGACCTCGTCGTGGGTGGTCACGTGCCTGGCCAGCAGGAGGGCTGGCACGGTCCGTTCGCCATTGGCCTTGAGGCTCTTGGTTCGCTGGTGGCCGGCGATGAGGATGCCGTTGCCGTTGACGATGACCGGCTTGACGCAGCCGAACAGGGCGAGGCTCTGCTTGAGGCGTTCGAAAGCGTTCTCGGACAGGCGCCGCGGGTTATAGGGAGCGGGCTTAAGTCCGGCCAGTGGGAAGTCCGCGACGAAATCAGGCATCAACGGCCTCCTGGTCGTCGCTGGCGGCCGCGCCGGTGTCGAGGAGGTAGTGACCGAAACCGGAGTCGGTGCCGCGCCGCTCGTAGTACGCGGTGTGGGTCGTGTTGAGGCGTTCGACCTCGTCCGCGGTGATCTGGACCCGGGTGGTGCCCCACTGGATGAATCCCCACTGGAGGTGCTCGTCCTTGATCTTCTCTCCCTCGCCGGCGATGGTCTCGGCGGGGAGGACCGCGGGCAGGGAGGTGTCGAGGAGCTCGTCGAGAGACGTCTCGTCGTGGCCGGTGCCGTGGAGGTCCGGGAGTTCCTCGAGGATCTCGGCCAGCAGGGCCGAGTCGTAGCCGGCGAGGTCCGAGGTTCGGTTGTCGACGACCACGATCCGGGTGGCGGCCTCGTCGTCGACATCGACCCACGTGGCCGCGATGGTCTCCCACCCGAGTTCGATGGCGGCCTGGAAGGTGTGGTTGCCGGCGAGAATCTCTTTGGGGCGCCCGGTGTGGGTGCCCCGGTTGACGACGATGGCCTTGTACTGGCCGTTGACCGTCAGCGATTCGCGGATGGAGGCGACGTTACCGTTCCTGGGGTTGCGGTGGAACGGCGTGAGGTCGGCGACGGGCACCGCCAGGGGCAGCAGCTCGTCGGGGATGTTGGCGGGCGTGGCGTTCACGGGCGTGGCGTCCCTCTTGTAGGCCGTTCCCCGCGCCCTACAGAAGATCAAGCCTAGCCGCGCTCGCTTGGACACGGGGACGCGGAAGCGGGCGCCGATCAGGGCGCCCGCTTCGCGGCTTCGGTGTCAGCGGTTGTTGCAGCGGCAGATGCCGGGCGGCAGGCACCACGAGGAGCACGAGTTGCACCACATGGCGCCCGGTACGGGCGGCGTCCGGTCGGGGGCGCTGATCTGCCCGGCCCCGGAGGTGCTGGTCGGCTTGCCCTTGGTCATGATGCTCGTTTCCTGGATCGGGTGCTGATCGCCGCTTCGAGTGCGGCCAGGTTGCGCGGCCCCTCCGGATCAGGTTCACGGGGCCGCAGCTTGGCCGGGAGCCTGTCCCTTTCGGCGAGGAGCCGCAGGTAGAGCGGGTAGTCCGCGGGGTCGCCGCGGTAGTTCGGATCGACGTGGTCGTCGCCCACGTGACGCTCCTTCTGCGCGGAATCCGCCCCCGATGGGGGCGGATTCATCACGGTCGTGAGGAAGGTGGCGGGCTGCTCCTTGGTCTCGCTTTGGAACGAGGCCGGTGCCTGGCGGGCAGGGCGCGGGGGGTTGGCCACCCGCCAGGCACCGAGGAGTTGCCGCATGCCACGGCGTCGCTGGTCGGCGTCCTCGTACCGCCGACCAGCAAGTAGATACTAACACTAAGCAGTGTTGGTATCTATCTTTTGGTGTCAGAAGAGGCCGTCCTGAGATGCCTTCTGCCCTGACGCTGACACTTGGGTGGTGCGGCTCCCTACCAGCTCAGGCAGTGGGCTCACGGGAATCACGGTCACGACCGTGCTGACACCCTTGAACCAGTGGTCCGGGAGCGGCGTGATGGTGCCACGGGCCTCGCGCACTCGGCTGCGGAAGTCCAGCGCCTGTGCATTCGTACGGAAGGTGAGGCTCCCGAACATGACCGCCACGAGCCGTCCGCCGGGGCGCAACCAGCGCAGGGCGCGTTGGACGTGCTGGATGTCGAGTTGCCCTGCGAACGGCGGGTTCATCACCACACGGTCATAACGGGCGGACACCGGGAGCGTGAGGAAGTCTGAGGTGATCACCTCCCGGGCGTAGCCCTTGTCGCGGATAACCTTCGCGCGCCCCGGGTCCAGTTCGACACAGTCGACTACGCCCCCACGATCCGCGACCCGCTCGGCCATGGCGCCCGTACCGGCCGAAGGTTCAAGGACCTCGTGTCCGGCGCTCAGGTCGGCGAGGTCGAGGATCTCATCGACCAGCGCGGCCGGCGTGGGGAAGTAGCCGCGCTCGGCGTCCGTGGTCACCTCCCCTTCTGCGAGCAGACCGGCGACGGCGTCAGCCGCGTTGGCGGGGAAGACGTGGGCGCGCTTCCATCGGTCCCACTTTCCCCCGACCGCCGAGAGGGCGAGGTTCACGCGCTGGTACAGACGGTCTGCGAGCTGGCCGCTGAGGAACAGGGCCGACCCGTCGCAGCGGGCAGCCCTGATGGCATCGAGCACGTCGGCATCGATCTTCACGACCGGCCCCCGATCCCGGGCTCGCCGGTGGCGGCGGCGCGCGCCTGGATCAGCTCGGTTTCGAGTTCGACGAGACGGGCCGCGACCATGAGCGCGAATCGCACGGAGACGGAACCACCGGCCGCGCGCAGGAGTTCGGCCGTGGCGGCACGGGTGAGTTCGTCCGCCTCCTGAGCGACGTCGTCCCGCTGGCCGGCGCGGGCGAGGACGAGGCGTCCGGCTGCGTGCTCGACGAGCTCCTGTGCTTCCGGGTCGTACTCCTTGAGGGCGTTACCTGCCTCCGCGGTCGAGAACAGGCACCGGTTGACGTTGCGCATGTGGTGGATGTCGTTGATCACTGCGAGCTCCTTAAAAAGGGTGGGCGGCCTCGGAGGCCGCCCACCCTGGACTGGTCGATCAGGCCGCGGTCTCGGTCGACTCCGCGTCGACCGTCTCCGTGTCCGGCTCCTCGTCGGCGACCTGCGGGGTGGCGCCGTCCTCCGACTCCTGCTCGG
Above is a genomic segment from Streptomyces sp. NBC_01233 containing:
- a CDS encoding ParB/RepB/Spo0J family partition protein; translation: MNATPANIPDELLPLAVPVADLTPFHRNPRNGNVASIRESLTVNGQYKAIVVNRGTHTGRPKEILAGNHTFQAAIELGWETIAATWVDVDDEAATRIVVVDNRTSDLAGYDSALLAEILEELPDLHGTGHDETSLDELLDTSLPAVLPAETIAGEGEKIKDEHLQWGFIQWGTTRVQITADEVERLNTTHTAYYERRGTDSGFGHYLLDTGAAASDDQEAVDA
- a CDS encoding ParB N-terminal domain-containing protein; the protein is MPDFVADFPLAGLKPAPYNPRRLSENAFERLKQSLALFGCVKPVIVNGNGILIAGHQRTKSLKANGERTVPALLLARHVTTHDEVQFNLLHNSVETDGSRVRAPVAADDVHGWEWIEPQDIAIAARGNAAIQEEIRRLVTRYGPWGSIVADSAGRVILNNDYAVVGHDLKYPVLCYRVSVQEADELIEWLEGDYGVYDYTQLGIKAYNQHWCQMHRLGGDEGDSHKSTTYERYVLPEIKRGQRIVDFGAGEAAYIKRLKEQGHDAHWYEPHVKASGKKNALDIAATVSHIRDLQRDVQANGLYGVVVLDSVLNSVTSLEFEEHVIASCNSLLNASGVFYTGTRSLGSVERKLAGRKHRNNGNYRRALEFLDENGFAATFRSGVWTMQKFHTPETLHSLLSSYFADVEILGNPNGGNIYARCRRPLPIDPAVRRESLEVEFNMEYPQGYRHNRHKPLVQTLLDMCERRNT
- a CDS encoding methyltransferase domain-containing protein gives rise to the protein MKIDADVLDAIRAARCDGSALFLSGQLADRLYQRVNLALSAVGGKWDRWKRAHVFPANAADAVAGLLAEGEVTTDAERGYFPTPAALVDEILDLADLSAGHEVLEPSAGTGAMAERVADRGGVVDCVELDPGRAKVIRDKGYAREVITSDFLTLPVSARYDRVVMNPPFAGQLDIQHVQRALRWLRPGGRLVAVMFGSLTFRTNAQALDFRSRVREARGTITPLPDHWFKGVSTVVTVIPVSPLPELVGSRTTQVSASGQKASQDGLF
- a CDS encoding terminase large subunit domain-containing protein, which encodes MTGRDREALLAHYRTLPPDQRRAIAAQASPELRAQLVVVEKCLAMDRSPGALAAVLTDGREMQAPHLDLIDKAFIDMAEGRLDRVMLTMPPRHGKSRRASRWAPLWYLRRNPGHRMMIASYSSDLADDHGRWIRDAILTWGEDLGIHLKAGSSAANRFDIAGGEGGLLAAGIGGGLTGRGAHIAIVDDPVKDMADADSPTMRKRAWDWWTSVLQTRIEPNGAICVIQTRWHEDDLAGRILATEREAWHVIDLPALADSPEDPLGRPLGQPLWPERFDTTHHAKTRKRVGERVWGALYMQKPRPPEGGVWKRKWIEAARINAVQFSGLDMARIVVAVDPAGGDSTVNDETGIIGLGRDFDRHLYLLADRSGPMGANDWGIAACRLALELKADALVVESNYGGDMAKQILRQAWEQLRTDGVTKGLLMPMILEVTAKVGKRLRAAPVAQLYDQGLVHHVGEYTELEDQMVTWVEGMDSPDRMDAAVHGLTELADPDQLDVIVNDTEDGRFDGRR